A genomic stretch from Bradyrhizobium sp. 195 includes:
- a CDS encoding nitrite/sulfite reductase: protein MYAYDEIDRTLVNERVSEFRDQVKRRLSGELTEDEFKILRLQNGVYLQLHAYMFRVAIPYGTLATNQLRALAHVARKYDRGYGHFTTRQNIQFNWIKLAELPDALEDLAKVGIHAMQTSGNNMRNVTSDQWAGVAPGEIEDPRIWSELIRQHTTLHPEFSFLPRKFKIAITASDHDRAAIKIHDIGLRLIKNEKGETGFEVLVGGGLGRTPFIAKTIKHFVHGRDILSYIEAILRVYNQYGRRDNIYKARIKILVHELGIEKFSREVEEEWQHIRNSSLQIDDEVIEDIRSRFTYPSYEKLPHMPDELRQAAADPDFEAWRKNSVAPHKVQGYSIVTISLKPIGAPPGDATAEQMDALADLADKYSFGEVRVGHEQNLALPHVAKRDLPALWKALDKLGLATPNVNLITDIIACPGLDYCSLANARSIPIAQELTRRFANHELANLIGRLHINISGCINACGHHHVGHIGILGVEKNGEEVYQITIGGRADENAALGTLIGPGVKFDEVADVIEDVVEAYLALRERPEELFMDTVKRLGVEPFKERVYATR, encoded by the coding sequence ATGTACGCTTACGACGAAATCGACCGCACGCTCGTCAACGAGCGCGTCTCGGAGTTCCGCGACCAGGTAAAGCGCCGCCTCTCCGGCGAACTCACCGAGGACGAGTTCAAGATCCTGCGCCTGCAGAACGGCGTTTACCTGCAGCTGCACGCCTACATGTTCCGCGTCGCGATCCCGTATGGGACGCTGGCAACGAACCAATTGCGGGCGCTCGCCCATGTCGCGCGCAAATACGATCGCGGCTACGGCCACTTCACCACGCGGCAGAACATCCAGTTCAACTGGATCAAGCTCGCCGAGCTGCCGGATGCGCTGGAGGATCTCGCCAAGGTCGGCATCCATGCGATGCAGACTTCCGGCAACAACATGCGCAATGTCACCTCGGACCAGTGGGCCGGCGTCGCGCCTGGCGAGATCGAGGATCCGCGCATCTGGTCGGAGCTGATCCGCCAGCACACCACGCTGCATCCGGAATTCTCGTTCCTGCCGCGCAAGTTCAAGATCGCGATCACCGCGTCGGACCATGATCGCGCCGCGATCAAGATCCACGACATCGGCTTGAGGCTGATCAAGAACGAGAAGGGCGAGACCGGCTTCGAGGTGCTGGTCGGCGGCGGTCTCGGCCGCACGCCGTTCATCGCCAAGACCATCAAGCACTTCGTGCACGGTCGCGACATCCTCAGCTACATCGAGGCGATCCTGCGCGTCTACAATCAGTACGGCCGGCGCGACAACATCTACAAGGCGCGCATCAAGATCCTGGTGCACGAGCTCGGCATCGAGAAGTTCTCCCGCGAAGTCGAGGAGGAGTGGCAGCACATCCGCAACTCCTCGCTCCAGATCGACGACGAGGTGATCGAGGACATCCGCTCGCGCTTCACCTATCCTTCTTACGAGAAGCTGCCGCACATGCCGGACGAGCTGCGTCAGGCCGCGGCCGATCCCGACTTCGAAGCGTGGCGCAAGAACTCGGTGGCCCCGCACAAGGTGCAGGGCTACTCCATCGTCACGATCTCGTTGAAGCCGATCGGTGCGCCTCCGGGCGACGCAACCGCCGAGCAGATGGACGCGCTCGCCGATCTCGCCGACAAATATTCCTTCGGTGAGGTCCGCGTCGGCCACGAGCAGAACCTGGCGCTGCCGCATGTCGCCAAGCGCGACCTGCCGGCGCTGTGGAAGGCGCTCGACAAGCTCGGGCTTGCGACCCCGAACGTCAATCTGATCACCGACATCATCGCCTGCCCCGGGCTCGATTATTGCTCGCTGGCGAATGCGCGCTCGATTCCGATCGCGCAGGAATTGACGCGGCGCTTCGCCAATCACGAGCTCGCGAACCTGATAGGCCGCCTCCACATCAACATCTCCGGCTGCATCAATGCCTGCGGCCATCACCATGTCGGCCATATCGGCATTCTCGGCGTCGAGAAGAACGGCGAGGAGGTCTATCAGATCACCATCGGCGGCCGTGCCGACGAGAACGCCGCGCTGGGCACCCTGATCGGACCCGGTGTCAAATTCGACGAAGTCGCCGATGTCATCGAAGACGTCGTGGAGGCCTATCTGGCGCTGCGCGAGCGGCCCGAAGAGCTGTTCATGGACACGGTGAAGCGTCTCGGCGTCGAACCCTTCAAGGAGCGCGTCTATGCCACTCGTTAA
- a CDS encoding DUF934 domain-containing protein has protein sequence MPLVNGGKIADDSFVKLTVDTPLPEGGDILVPAERFLGEADGLLKRAGKVGVIWPNSRDIAELVPYLGKIAVVALVFPTFRDGRAYSQARLLRERYNYRGELRATGQILRDQFVFMLRAGFDSFEVKKQADAEAFMQTAKRYSVFYQPTGDGRITALHRRMQLRHSEGVGT, from the coding sequence ATGCCACTCGTTAACGGCGGAAAGATCGCCGACGACAGCTTCGTCAAGCTGACCGTCGACACGCCGCTGCCCGAGGGCGGCGACATCCTGGTGCCGGCCGAACGCTTCCTCGGCGAAGCGGACGGCTTGCTTAAGCGCGCCGGCAAGGTCGGCGTGATCTGGCCGAACAGCCGCGATATCGCCGAACTCGTACCCTATCTCGGCAAGATCGCCGTCGTCGCGCTGGTGTTCCCGACCTTCCGCGACGGCCGCGCCTACAGCCAGGCGCGGCTGCTGCGCGAGCGCTACAATTACCGCGGCGAATTGCGTGCCACCGGCCAGATCCTGCGCGACCAGTTCGTGTTCATGCTGCGTGCCGGCTTCGATTCCTTCGAGGTCAAGAAGCAGGCCGACGCGGAAGCCTTCATGCAGACCGCCAAGCGCTATTCGGTGTTCTACCAGCCGACCGGCGACGGCCGTATCACGGCTTTGCACCGGCGCATGCAGCTCCGCCACTCCGAAGGTGTCGGCACATGA
- a CDS encoding phosphoadenylyl-sulfate reductase — translation MNAIAPQISPVSALPSADELDRALRDASPAEIIAAALKAVGRERLALVSSFGTESATLLKVMADVDPAIPVIFLDTGWLFEETLAYRDTLIATLGLKDVRSIKPAEEALTREDPDRDLWFSDPDACCRIRKVEPLARALKPFAAWINGRKRFQGNARTDIPVVEDDGARLKFNPFANVSREELEAIFVRAKLPRHPLAASGFLSVGCMPCTSRTAEGEDARAGRWRGRAKTECGIHTMKTS, via the coding sequence ATGAACGCGATCGCGCCGCAGATTTCGCCCGTCTCTGCGCTGCCTTCGGCGGACGAGCTCGATCGCGCCCTGCGCGATGCCTCGCCCGCTGAGATCATCGCGGCGGCGCTGAAGGCGGTTGGACGTGAAAGGCTTGCGCTGGTGTCGTCCTTCGGCACGGAATCGGCGACGCTGCTGAAGGTCATGGCGGACGTCGACCCGGCGATCCCGGTGATCTTCCTCGACACCGGCTGGCTGTTCGAGGAGACGCTCGCTTATCGCGACACCTTGATCGCGACGCTTGGCCTGAAGGACGTTCGCTCGATCAAGCCCGCAGAGGAAGCGCTGACGCGCGAAGATCCCGACCGCGACCTCTGGTTCTCCGATCCCGACGCCTGCTGCCGCATCCGCAAGGTGGAACCGCTGGCGCGTGCGCTGAAGCCGTTCGCGGCCTGGATCAACGGCCGCAAGCGCTTCCAGGGCAATGCGCGGACCGACATTCCGGTCGTCGAAGACGATGGCGCACGGCTGAAGTTCAACCCCTTCGCCAACGTCTCGCGTGAGGAACTCGAGGCGATCTTCGTCCGCGCCAAATTGCCGCGTCATCCACTGGCCGCCTCCGGTTTTCTGTCCGTTGGGTGTATGCCTTGCACCAGCAGAACGGCCGAGGGCGAGGACGCACGCGCCGGTCGCTGGCGCGGCCGGGCCAAGACAGAATGCGGCATCCACACGATGAAGACTTCGTAG
- a CDS encoding sulfate ABC transporter substrate-binding protein, protein MMRRIVPLAAGLVLTGFLASSALAADINLLNVSYDPTRELYVEFNKAFANAYQKETGKSVEIKQSHGGSGSQARSVIDGLQADVVTLALAYDIDAIAAKGLTTADWQKRLPQNSSPYTSTIVFLVRKGNPKAIKDWDDLIKPGVAVITPNPKTSGGARWNYLAAWGFAQKKHGSADKAKEFIGKLYQQVPVLDTGARGATVTFVERGVGDVLLAWENEAFLALKEFGANKFEIVAPQQSILAEPPVTIVDKVADKKGTRNAADAYLQYWYTKEGQEIAARNFYRPRDPEIAKKNENAFAKVELFTIDDVFGGWTKAQKEHFADGGIFDQIYKN, encoded by the coding sequence ATGATGCGCCGTATCGTTCCGCTCGCTGCAGGCCTCGTCTTGACGGGTTTCTTGGCTAGCTCGGCTCTCGCTGCTGATATCAATCTGTTGAACGTGTCGTACGATCCGACGCGCGAGCTCTATGTCGAATTCAACAAGGCGTTTGCGAATGCCTATCAGAAGGAGACCGGCAAGAGCGTCGAGATCAAGCAGTCGCATGGCGGCAGCGGCTCGCAAGCGCGCTCGGTGATCGACGGCTTGCAGGCCGATGTGGTGACCCTCGCGCTCGCCTATGACATCGATGCCATCGCCGCAAAGGGCCTCACCACAGCCGATTGGCAGAAGCGGCTGCCGCAGAATTCATCACCCTACACCTCGACGATCGTCTTCCTCGTCCGCAAGGGCAATCCCAAGGCCATCAAGGACTGGGACGATCTGATCAAGCCGGGCGTCGCCGTGATCACGCCGAACCCGAAGACTTCGGGCGGGGCGCGCTGGAATTATCTGGCGGCCTGGGGTTTTGCGCAGAAAAAGCACGGCTCGGCCGACAAGGCCAAGGAGTTCATCGGAAAGCTCTATCAGCAGGTGCCGGTGCTCGATACCGGCGCGCGCGGCGCGACCGTCACCTTCGTCGAGCGTGGCGTCGGCGACGTGCTGCTCGCCTGGGAGAACGAGGCATTCCTGGCGCTGAAGGAGTTCGGCGCGAACAAGTTCGAGATCGTGGCGCCGCAGCAGTCGATCCTCGCCGAGCCGCCGGTCACCATCGTCGACAAGGTTGCCGATAAAAAGGGCACCCGCAACGCCGCCGATGCCTATCTCCAGTACTGGTACACCAAGGAGGGGCAGGAAATTGCCGCCCGCAATTTCTACCGCCCGCGCGATCCCGAGATCGCCAAGAAAAACGAAAACGCCTTCGCCAAGGTCGAACTATTTACGATCGACGACGTTTTCGGTGGTTGGACCAAGGCGCAGAAGGAACATTTCGCCGACGGCGGTATCTTTGACCAGATCTACAAGAACTGA
- the cysT gene encoding sulfate ABC transporter permease subunit CysT, with product MGLTLSWLSIIILIPLAGLFLKSLELSPEQFWNILTSRRTLNALRVSFGLAFAAACVNLVMGSIIVWALVRYRFPGRRLFDAIVDVPFALPTAVAGVALTALFAEKGWLGAPLAAAGIKVAFTPVGIFVAMIFIGIPFVVRTVQPVLQDLDPEIEEAAGSLGASRWQTIIRVILPSLAPALLTGLALAFARAVGEYGSVIFIAGNLPNVSEIAPLLIVIRLSEFRYADATAIAVVMLVVSFIIIFAVNRLQRWSQSRIPAR from the coding sequence ATGGGACTGACGCTGTCCTGGCTGTCCATCATTATCCTGATTCCGCTCGCCGGGCTGTTCCTGAAATCGCTCGAGCTCAGCCCCGAGCAGTTCTGGAATATCCTCACCAGCCGCCGCACCCTGAATGCGCTGCGCGTCTCCTTCGGCCTCGCGTTCGCGGCGGCCTGCGTCAATCTCGTGATGGGCAGCATCATCGTCTGGGCGCTGGTGCGGTATCGCTTTCCCGGCCGCCGCCTGTTCGATGCCATCGTCGATGTGCCGTTCGCGCTGCCGACGGCGGTCGCCGGCGTGGCGCTGACCGCGCTGTTCGCCGAGAAGGGCTGGCTGGGGGCGCCGCTTGCCGCGGCCGGCATCAAGGTGGCGTTCACGCCGGTCGGCATCTTCGTCGCCATGATCTTCATCGGTATTCCCTTCGTGGTCCGCACCGTGCAGCCGGTGCTGCAGGATCTCGACCCCGAGATCGAGGAGGCTGCCGGCAGCCTTGGGGCCAGCCGCTGGCAGACCATCATCCGCGTGATTCTGCCCTCGCTCGCACCGGCGCTGCTCACCGGGCTCGCGCTCGCCTTCGCGCGCGCGGTCGGCGAATACGGCTCGGTGATCTTCATCGCCGGCAATCTGCCCAACGTGTCCGAGATCGCTCCGCTGTTGATCGTGATCCGGCTCTCCGAGTTCCGCTACGCCGATGCCACCGCCATCGCGGTGGTCATGCTCGTCGTCTCCTTCATCATCATCTTCGCCGTCAACCGGCTCCAGCGCTGGTCGCAGAGCCGGATACCGGCGCGTTGA
- the cysW gene encoding sulfate ABC transporter permease subunit CysW, whose translation MTMQIADSVSLSAPDARARAHAAAARDNLRTEPRAVRIAIIALAMIFLTVFVVLPLVVVFAQAFSKGILAYFAALAEPEALAAIKLTLLVAAISVGLNLVFGLVAAWAIAKFEFPGKTFLITLIDLPFSVSPVISGLVFVLLFGAQGYFGGWLRDHDIQILFAVPGIALATTFVTFPFVARALIPLMQEQGTQEEEAAISLGASGLQTFFRVTLPNIKWGVLYGVLLCNARAMGEFGAVSVVSGHIRGETNTMPLLVEILYNEYQFVAAFAIASLLAMLALITLIGKTVLERHLDEGDDASDH comes from the coding sequence ATGACGATGCAGATCGCAGACTCCGTTTCGCTCTCGGCCCCCGATGCCAGGGCTCGCGCGCATGCGGCCGCGGCACGGGACAACCTCCGCACCGAGCCGCGCGCGGTGCGTATCGCCATCATCGCATTGGCGATGATCTTCCTCACGGTCTTCGTCGTGCTGCCGCTGGTGGTCGTGTTCGCGCAGGCCTTCTCGAAGGGGATCCTCGCCTATTTCGCCGCGCTCGCCGAGCCGGAAGCGCTGGCCGCGATCAAGCTGACGCTGCTGGTTGCGGCAATCTCGGTCGGCCTCAACCTCGTGTTCGGCCTCGTCGCGGCCTGGGCGATTGCGAAATTCGAATTCCCGGGCAAAACCTTCCTGATCACGCTGATCGACCTGCCGTTCTCGGTGAGCCCGGTAATCTCGGGCCTCGTCTTCGTGCTGCTGTTTGGCGCGCAGGGCTATTTCGGCGGCTGGCTCAGGGATCACGACATCCAGATCCTGTTCGCGGTGCCCGGCATCGCGCTCGCCACCACCTTCGTCACCTTCCCCTTCGTGGCGCGCGCGCTGATCCCCCTGATGCAGGAGCAGGGCACGCAGGAGGAGGAGGCCGCGATCTCGCTCGGCGCGTCCGGCCTGCAAACGTTTTTCCGCGTCACGCTGCCCAACATCAAATGGGGCGTGCTTTACGGCGTCCTGCTCTGCAACGCGCGCGCGATGGGCGAGTTCGGCGCAGTCTCCGTGGTCTCCGGCCATATCCGCGGCGAGACCAACACGATGCCGCTGCTGGTCGAGATTCTCTACAACGAATACCAGTTCGTCGCCGCCTTCGCGATTGCCTCGCTGCTGGCGATGCTGGCCTTGATCACGCTGATCGGCAAGACTGTTCTCGAACGTCACCTCGACGAAGGAGACGACGCAAGTGACCATTGA
- a CDS encoding sulfate/molybdate ABC transporter ATP-binding protein: MTIEVKNLVKKFGGFSALDGVDLKVNDGELLALLGPSGSGKTTLLRIIAGLDWPDAGEVFFNGEDALAQGARERHVGFVFQHYALFRHMTVFENVAFGLRVQPRAIRKDEATIRARVKELLDLVQLDWLADRYPSQLSGGQRQRIALARALAIEPRILLLDEPFGALDAKVRKELRRWLRSLHHEIHVTSIFVTHDQEEALEVANRVVVMDKGRIEQIGSPDDVYESPASAFVHGFIGESIELPVQVEGGVVRLGDRPLRLAADGIAPGASKLFVRRHDMLVGPPGSGAFEGAVQHVRNFGPVQRAEVALSGGETIEIDAPRGKELRAGDTIGLEPRRYRIFAG; the protein is encoded by the coding sequence GTGACCATTGAAGTCAAAAATCTCGTCAAGAAGTTCGGCGGCTTTTCAGCCCTCGACGGCGTCGACCTCAAGGTCAATGACGGCGAATTGCTGGCGCTGCTCGGCCCCTCCGGCTCCGGTAAGACCACGCTGCTGCGGATTATCGCAGGCCTCGACTGGCCTGATGCTGGCGAGGTCTTCTTCAACGGCGAGGACGCGCTGGCGCAGGGCGCGCGCGAGCGGCATGTCGGTTTCGTGTTCCAGCACTACGCGCTGTTCCGTCATATGACGGTGTTCGAGAACGTCGCTTTCGGCCTGCGCGTGCAGCCACGCGCGATACGGAAGGACGAGGCCACGATCCGTGCGCGGGTGAAAGAGTTGCTCGATCTCGTCCAGCTCGACTGGCTCGCCGATCGCTATCCGAGCCAGCTCTCCGGCGGCCAGCGCCAGCGCATCGCGCTCGCCCGCGCGCTGGCGATCGAGCCGCGCATCCTCCTGCTCGACGAGCCGTTCGGTGCTCTCGATGCCAAGGTGCGGAAAGAGCTGCGAAGGTGGCTACGCTCGCTGCATCACGAGATCCACGTCACCTCGATCTTCGTCACGCACGATCAGGAGGAAGCGCTGGAAGTCGCCAACCGCGTCGTGGTGATGGACAAGGGCCGGATCGAGCAGATCGGCTCGCCCGACGACGTTTATGAAAGCCCGGCGAGCGCCTTCGTCCACGGCTTCATCGGCGAATCCATCGAGCTGCCGGTTCAGGTCGAAGGCGGCGTCGTCAGGCTCGGCGACCGGCCGCTCCGGCTTGCGGCGGACGGGATTGCGCCTGGCGCGTCAAAACTGTTCGTGCGGCGACATGACATGTTGGTTGGCCCGCCCGGCAGCGGCGCCTTCGAAGGCGCCGTGCAGCATGTCCGCAATTTCGGTCCGGTACAGCGGGCCGAGGTCGCGTTGTCGGGCGGCGAGACGATCGAGATCGACGCCCCCCGCGGCAAGGAACTGCGCGCCGGCGATACGATCGGGCTCGAACCGCGCCGCTACCGGATATTTGCGGGTTAG
- a CDS encoding CAP domain-containing protein: MRAAAAILITLLLAGCAGNEAPVQQPSMYADMAVPGSKLDAQAAAIMISQYRQNNALGTVVIDPDLMRLAESQSNAMAAANKMDHDVRAPLAKRLSTGGYPATVAVENVSAGYHTLAEAFSGWRDSPPHRANMLKGGVTKLGIAASYAPGTKYKVFWTMILASTEPR; encoded by the coding sequence ATGCGCGCTGCGGCCGCAATTCTCATCACTTTGCTGCTCGCCGGCTGTGCCGGCAACGAGGCACCAGTCCAGCAGCCGTCCATGTATGCCGATATGGCGGTCCCGGGCTCCAAGCTCGATGCGCAGGCGGCCGCGATCATGATCTCGCAATACCGCCAGAACAACGCCCTCGGCACCGTCGTCATCGACCCCGACCTGATGCGGCTTGCCGAATCCCAGTCCAATGCCATGGCGGCGGCCAACAAGATGGACCACGACGTCCGTGCGCCGCTGGCCAAGCGGCTCAGCACGGGCGGTTACCCGGCGACGGTTGCGGTCGAGAACGTCTCGGCCGGCTATCATACGCTGGCGGAAGCATTTTCCGGCTGGCGCGACTCGCCTCCGCACCGCGCCAACATGCTCAAGGGCGGTGTCACAAAACTGGGCATCGCGGCGAGCTATGCTCCCGGCACCAAATACAAGGTGTTCTGGACCATGATCCTGGCCTCGACCGAGCCCCGATAA
- a CDS encoding DUF3734 domain-containing protein, which yields MTDHSPQSPSIPANAQRVLVLQGGGALGSYQAGAHQALCGHGFEPEWVAGISIGAVNAAIIAGNEGPTRVKRLKEFWEMVSAPVPWKPIGKSDHSRELFNSTSAALIATFGVPGFFTPRIPPAPLWPPGHPEAESYYDTAPLKKTLERLVDFDRINDLKTRLSVGAVGVTSGNFRYFDNYEFKKLGKTIGPEHIMASGALPPGFPSIMIDGEHYWDGGIASNTPLDYVLDAETDRDMLIFQVDLFSARGDLPTSLLEATEREKDIRFSSRTRMNTDKNKQIHNARRAVRDLIGKLPDYLRNDPSVEFLAKVSRESTVTVVHLIYRSKNYESSSKDYDFSHVAMVEHWEAGVKDVHLSMRHKDWLERPQSGETMVTYDLTGDVTAPPPKRSE from the coding sequence ATGACCGATCATAGCCCGCAATCCCCCAGTATCCCCGCGAATGCGCAACGCGTTCTGGTCCTGCAAGGCGGCGGCGCGCTTGGCTCCTACCAGGCCGGCGCCCATCAAGCGCTGTGCGGCCATGGCTTCGAGCCGGAATGGGTCGCCGGCATCTCGATCGGCGCGGTCAACGCCGCCATCATCGCCGGCAATGAGGGCCCGACCCGCGTCAAGCGGCTGAAGGAATTCTGGGAAATGGTCTCCGCGCCGGTGCCGTGGAAACCGATCGGCAAGAGTGACCACAGCCGCGAGCTGTTCAATTCGACCAGTGCCGCACTGATCGCGACCTTCGGTGTGCCCGGCTTCTTCACGCCGCGCATTCCGCCGGCGCCGCTCTGGCCGCCGGGGCATCCCGAAGCTGAGAGCTATTACGACACCGCACCGCTGAAGAAGACGCTGGAGCGTCTGGTCGATTTCGACCGCATCAACGACCTGAAGACGCGCCTGTCGGTCGGCGCGGTTGGCGTCACCTCCGGCAACTTCAGGTATTTCGACAACTACGAGTTCAAGAAGCTCGGCAAGACCATCGGCCCCGAGCACATCATGGCCTCCGGCGCGCTGCCGCCCGGCTTTCCGTCCATCATGATCGACGGCGAGCATTATTGGGACGGCGGCATCGCCTCCAACACCCCGCTCGACTATGTGCTCGATGCCGAGACCGACCGCGACATGCTGATCTTCCAGGTCGACCTGTTTTCCGCGCGCGGCGATCTGCCGACCTCGCTGCTCGAGGCCACGGAGCGCGAGAAGGACATCCGCTTCTCCAGCCGTACGCGGATGAACACCGACAAGAACAAGCAGATCCACAACGCCCGCAGGGCCGTGCGCGACCTGATCGGCAAATTGCCGGATTATCTGAGGAACGATCCTTCGGTCGAATTCCTCGCGAAGGTATCGCGCGAAAGCACCGTCACCGTGGTCCACCTGATCTACCGCAGCAAGAACTACGAATCCTCGTCGAAGGATTACGACTTCTCCCACGTCGCCATGGTCGAGCATTGGGAGGCGGGCGTGAAGGACGTGCATCTGTCGATGCGCCACAAGGACTGGCTCGAGCGGCCTCAGTCCGGCGAGACCATGGTCACCTACGATCTCACGGGGGACGTCACCGCACCCCCGCCAAAAAGGAGCGAATAG
- a CDS encoding 3-hydroxybutyrate dehydrogenase, which translates to MGSLSGKNAVVTGSTSGIGLAYARAFAAAGANVVINGFGSPDDIEKERAKIEQDFKVKAIYSPADMTKPAEIAGMIALGEKTFGSVDVLVNNAGIQFVSPIEEFPLEKWDQIIAINLSSAFHAIRAAVPGMKKKGWGRIINTASAHSLVASPFKSAYVSAKHGIAGLTKTVALEVATHKITCNCISPGYVWTPLVERQIPDTMKARNLTREQVINDVLLDAQPTKEFVTSEQVAALALFLCGDDAAQITGTNLSIDGGWTAE; encoded by the coding sequence ATGGGTAGTCTGTCAGGCAAGAATGCCGTCGTGACCGGTTCGACCAGCGGCATCGGGCTCGCTTACGCGCGTGCCTTTGCAGCTGCCGGAGCGAATGTCGTCATCAACGGCTTCGGCTCCCCGGACGACATCGAGAAAGAGCGCGCCAAGATCGAACAGGACTTCAAGGTGAAGGCGATCTATTCGCCGGCCGACATGACCAAGCCCGCCGAGATCGCCGGGATGATCGCGCTCGGAGAGAAGACCTTCGGCTCGGTCGACGTCCTCGTCAACAATGCCGGTATCCAATTCGTTTCGCCGATCGAGGAGTTTCCGCTCGAGAAGTGGGACCAGATCATCGCGATCAATCTGTCCTCGGCCTTCCACGCCATCCGCGCCGCCGTGCCCGGCATGAAGAAAAAGGGCTGGGGCCGCATCATCAACACGGCTTCGGCGCATTCGCTGGTCGCCTCGCCCTTCAAGTCGGCCTATGTCTCGGCCAAGCACGGCATCGCCGGTCTCACCAAGACCGTGGCGCTGGAAGTTGCGACCCACAAGATCACCTGCAACTGCATCAGCCCGGGCTATGTCTGGACGCCGCTGGTGGAGAGGCAGATTCCCGACACGATGAAGGCGCGCAATCTGACGCGCGAGCAGGTCATCAACGACGTGCTGCTCGATGCGCAGCCGACCAAGGAGTTCGTCACCTCGGAGCAGGTCGCCGCGCTGGCGCTGTTCCTGTGTGGCGACGATGCCGCGCAGATCACCGGCACCAACCTCTCGATCGACGGCGGCTGGACGGCGGAGTAG
- a CDS encoding sulfite exporter TauE/SafE family protein codes for MFDPLYVASGFGVGLLVGMTGVGGGSLMTPLLILLFGVHPSTAVGTDLLYAAATKTGGSVVHGWSRSVHWPAVLRLACGSIPASALTLLVLWKLDLKSDSERNLVNLVLCFALLLTATSLIFRKSIMERYRRRLEQVDERITAIATVVTGIVLGVLVSISSVGAGAVGVTVLLLLYPRLPMVTIVGSDIAHAVPLTLVAGIGHWALGDVDWALMGVLLMGSLPGIIVGSFSATRVPETVLRLTLASVLFVVAGKIMFAELHLSSAFVTALAWGH; via the coding sequence ATGTTCGATCCACTCTACGTCGCCTCAGGATTCGGCGTCGGCCTGCTTGTCGGGATGACCGGCGTGGGCGGCGGCTCGTTGATGACGCCGCTCTTGATCCTGCTGTTCGGCGTCCATCCCTCCACAGCGGTCGGAACCGACCTGCTCTATGCCGCCGCCACCAAGACCGGCGGCAGCGTGGTGCATGGCTGGTCGCGCAGCGTGCACTGGCCGGCGGTGCTGCGGCTCGCCTGCGGCAGCATTCCTGCGAGTGCGCTGACGCTGCTGGTGCTGTGGAAGCTTGACCTCAAGAGCGATTCCGAGCGCAATCTGGTCAATCTGGTGCTGTGCTTCGCGCTGCTACTGACCGCGACGTCGCTGATCTTCCGCAAATCCATCATGGAGCGTTATCGCCGCCGGCTCGAACAGGTCGACGAGCGTATCACCGCCATTGCGACCGTCGTCACCGGCATCGTGCTCGGCGTGCTGGTCTCGATTTCGTCGGTCGGCGCCGGTGCGGTCGGCGTGACCGTGCTGCTGCTGCTCTACCCTCGCCTGCCCATGGTGACCATCGTCGGCTCCGATATCGCCCATGCGGTGCCGCTGACATTGGTCGCCGGCATCGGGCACTGGGCGCTCGGCGATGTGGATTGGGCGCTGATGGGCGTGCTGCTGATGGGCTCACTGCCCGGCATCATCGTCGGCAGCTTCAGCGCTACGCGCGTGCCCGAGACGGTGCTGCGCCTGACGCTTGCGAGCGTCCTGTTCGTGGTCGCAGGCAAGATCATGTTTGCGGAGCTGCACCTGTCATCCGCCTTTGTGACGGCGCTGGCCTGGGGACATTGA